Within Synechococcus sp. NB0720_010, the genomic segment ACGTTGTGCAGCGGAAGGGTATACGGGCGATATTGCAGAAAACCCGAACAACGGATCAAGACACTACATCCTGAGATTCCCCTACCCAGTGGATCTAAGGGAGGTCACAACGGTGAATCAGGAGTCAGCGGCATCATACATCTACATCCGACTGCACGAAAAGGCTCCTGGACCTGGTGGCGATCATGGTTCTCCATTCCAGGCATGTTCTTAGACCGAAGCTTCCCGACAGCCTTGAATCGAAGCTATGCCTGAAGCGTCTGGGAATAGCCCTCAGCAGTTGAAGGAGACGACAGATCGCCAATAAAACCGGGGGACAAAGTCACCTCAATTGATTTCATGGGACGATTGGAAGCCGGAAAGATAGGGAACAACGGGTAAGGAAGAAAGTGCTGCTACGACGTCATGATTGAAAAGCTTTGGCGCACCGTCGATTACAAGGAAGTGTCGATCCATGCCTCAAGCGATGGTTGGGGTGGCTGAGATCAACTTGCAACACTTACCAGGGTATTACTGCCTTATGAGACCAGTCTGGTCGCTGAAAGGAAAGATGCAGCATAAAATGTTGCCGTAAACCTTTGTTCCCACCTGAAGTCAACGATCTGAGGGGCGAGAAATGTCAAATCAAAGGGACCAGGCTCAGAAAGGGCAGCCTGCCAGGGCACTAGTGCGTACTATTCATCTCCCCAAAAGAATAGCATATGGAATGATTGGATAGAAAGGCTCAGTGCAAAGAAGAGTAGATACGCAAGACAGAAACAGCATAGTGTCCGCGCCACACGTGAACTTGAAGAGCAATCTGCTTTAAAACTAGAGCTTGAGACTAGTAACTGGTAGGAAACCGTGGAGAAAAAGCGGTAGAGGCTTAAGCCCCAGAATGCTACTGCGCGGCGGGGTAGAGCACTCTATGTACTCTCGCGAAAACTAGGAGGACAGCTTCCAGGTGAGCCAGGTTAGATCGATTACTCTTAAATAAGTCGCTCAGTAGCGAGAGGACTCCTGATGCAGGCATCGAGGTATATCCGGAGCAAGAACAACTTTGAGGCATAAGAGTTCGGGAAAAGAATGCCGCAGCATTTAAAAATACAGATATTCAAGAAGAAAGGTCTACATAGGAGGTGGAAGGCTTGACTTGTTCAGACAAGACATAGCGACGCTGAAGGAGAAAACGGGAAATACTTAAGACGCTAGATGGAAGACGGAGAAACGCTACAAGGATTAAGATAAACCTACAAAGTGCTGGGTTTCGGGTCAAGGCAAAATAGGCAAGCGAGTTAACAGACGAGTTGAAATAGAAAACAAAGCTCATGGGTACTAGGGCGCCTGAAACAGTCTTGTTGAGAGAGTCTGGAGTATGATAATTGCGACCTCTGGGGATGTAGGTACCAAGGAACTCTGCATATTCAATAACACTGGGCTTCCATTTGGACTTTTCGACAAAGTGGTCATAGGAAAAGACTGGTGATGAATACTCAGCGAATAGAAATGGCATGAGATTGGCAGCTTGGGACAACTTTGCTTCGAAAGCCCAGGGAGATAACGGGATGGAAGCGAGATACGCCAAAGTAGATGACTTCCAAAGGGATACCTGAGTATTGACTCTGTATGGTAAAAATCGGGGGGTTAAACGAATGCGTGGGGAACGTGGGTGCTCTAGAGGGCTTGGGAGCGAAGGGCACGGCAAGCGACAAAGACGAAGCACGTCGATATTGAGAGCCAAGAAGTCATCAATAGCTAGACTCAGTTGAGAGTCATTAACGTGAGCGAGAAGAAAGAAGTCATCAAGAAAGAAGATGAGGTTATCGAAAGGTATCTGCGAGATGTAACAGCAAATGCACTCGGTCCAGGATAGAGATGGATCTGCAAGAATGAAATCAAAGAGGGGAAATTCACTCTTGTCAATATGGGAAGGGAAGGTGTCCGTTCCCAGGAAGACCTTAAATGGCAAGAATGGCCAATAGTACTGGAAAGATCGATGTATAAGCGGCCAGGTATCAGAATAAGAAATGCAGCTAGATATAAGAATAGCGGCACGACTGTCATATTTCACAGGAATAAGAGCGACTAAGAAGGCTTCGAGATCGTAACAAAGTAGCCGTTTGTTGACTCACCTAGCGCAGAAGACGGAATATATTTAAGAATAACGATAACAAGATAAGTCACAGCAATCAAGAAATATCTTAATAGGCCAAAGACTTGCTTGCATTGAAGGTACACGATTAGACGACGAAGATCTTGAGCGATATTATCGGCGTATGTTCCGTTGGGCTGAATAGACAAGGACTCGAGCGGAAAAGAGTTCTTCTCAATAAAGGTACTGAAGAAGCATGAACTAAATCCTGAATAGTAATAGTGAGGATACATATGATAAAGAGATCTAAACGGTACTGTAATTATAAGCAGACCGCCTGGCTTTAATAAGCGAAGCATCTCAGTGATCGCTTCAATGGGAGCGAATACGTGCTCAAGGACTTCCGTACAGAGGATAGCATCAAAACTCTGATCACGACAGGGAATAGAGGTGATATCAGAAATGATATCAATAGAAGAACCGTAGTCCCAGCTCTCAGACTGGTCGCCAAATGACGCCAAGGGTGAGTATTGACAGAAGTCTTGTGTAACGTATTTAAGGTGAGAAGTATATGGCCGGTATGGCTGACAGCCTGCGCCAACATCAAGCAAGGATGAGCCTTGACGAAGACTTTGCAATTGACCAATAACCCAGTCGTGCTGGTTCAAAGAGGGCTCGCGCCCTGGGAGGGTATTCAGGAAGGCTTTGAGAGAAATAGAGGAGATCATCACAGAGCGCGTTTTGTAAAAAAGAAGTTGAAGAGGCCAGTTTTCTCATAAGATGGATTTTGGCAAAGCATCTCATAATGGAGAATTGGATCTACCGCCGACAAGGTCTCGCCTACAAGGAAAGCACTAAAACCATTAGAGATAAACAGATCAAAAGTGGCAAGATAGTTAGGGTTGGGATAGTCTTTGGGATAGTTTTCAAAGAGAGTTATCTCAACGATAAAGTCAATATCGCTGCGCTGAAGGCTATGTGATGCACCGCGAAGAGCTTCGTACTCGAAACCCTCGATATCGATTTTTAAAAGTGCTGGAAAGAGTTCTAGATTTAGCAGAATCTCGTCAATAGTAGTAGTTCTTACAGATGCCGAAATGGAGTCTGAAGAACCAGACCAATTAGTGCAAAAAGATGCCGAGGTAGATGCACCATACAGTGAGCGGATCCCGGAGGTTGAATCTACACCTAGGTTAAGAGTTCGTATATTGTTAAAGCTGTTATAGCGGATGTTTGATGCAAGCATTTTATATGTATATTGGTTTGGCTCAACAGAGACAACATCACATCCAAATGATGCAGCCATGAGCGAATAAAATCCAACATTGGCTCCAACATCTAAGAAGGTGGCGTATTGGGGCAGAATTCTCGAAAGAAGTTCGTATTCACCCTGTTCTTGATGACCTGTTACAAGCACTCGAGGCCCATATACGCGGAAGCCCAGAGGATGCTTGTAGGATGTATAGGAACGCAGTTGAACCCAGAAGTAACGTAGCCTGTCGATCTGCAGCTTAGGCAGCTTGAAGAAGGTTGCAATAGTCATAGATTCTTATACCATGCAGCGGTGTCGTGTATAGCCTTATGATATGGTACCGGCAAGACTGGGACGTACTTATCTAGTAGTAGCTCTGTGAATTTGTATGGTGTAGAGATGTTTCTGAGGCGACGCATGGTCATGAGTGGGGGACGCCGAGTGAGAGGAAGAAGGGCAAATACTGAAGAAAACAAGGCGACTAACCAGAGAATGGGTACAGGCATAGGAATGGGCTTTTTAACGCCAAGTGATGACGAGAGATCTACTGCCCATTGATTTATGTCTATAGGCTTATAGTCACAGAGATAGAAGACATTCTGGTTAAGCTCAAGTCTTGAAAGAAGAAGGGCAACTTGTGATGTCTGGTAAACAAGGTTATCAATATATGAAAAGCTTTTGGGGATAAGTTGCTTCCCATACAAAGGATACAGGCGACGAGAAAGGAGTCCTAAAAAGGATCTATAATGCTGGGAACAGCCGGGCCCCCATACAGTGGTTGGGCGTAGAATGACATAGTCCATCGACTTACACAGAGAGTGTACAATATGCTCTCCGATGACTTTTGATGAACCATATATAGTATCTGGACAGTAGTCGCTAGAGGAGACAGGAATATACCCTAGTTTACAAACAAGTTGTGAGGAAAAGAATAGGCATGCTGCTTGGGGATGAAGGGAAGAAATGGCAGTACAAACATTACGGACGCCTATTGTGTTCGAAAGGTAGTCTTGAAGGGAAGAACCCTGGAGAATCCGAGTTTCGGCAGCGCAATGAATAAGTAAGTTGATCGAAATTTTCTGAATGGCTGAGTGCAATAGACTGTAGTCTGTAATATCTAGCTGAAAATGGTGTACGGTGTGCTGAGAAGGAGCTGGCTTTAAGTCAATGGTAAACACATTGCATCCTGAAGAAAGATAGTGACTTCGCAGGGCGTTACCTAGAAAGCCTTCGCTACCAGTGATAAGGACGTTGTAAGTCATGCAAGAGATTGAGTGTAGATTGATATCAGGCTAGAAACAACTTGAGAGGGATGGTAGTTCTCCTCAGAATACTGCCTAGCTAGGGCTTTTTGAGATTCTAGGAGTCCGCTTGGAATATTAATGGCATCAGCAATCGTAGATGCTATAGAATGAGGGTTAAGCGAG encodes:
- a CDS encoding class I SAM-dependent methyltransferase; this translates as MISSISLKAFLNTLPGREPSLNQHDWVIGQLQSLRQGSSLLDVGAGCQPYRPYTSHLKYVTQDFCQYSPLASFGDQSESWDYGSSIDIISDITSIPCRDQSFDAILCTEVLEHVFAPIEAITEMLRLLKPGGLLIITVPFRSLYHMYPHYYYSGFSSCFFSTFIEKNSFPLESLSIQPNGTYADNIAQDLRRLIVYLQCKQVFGLLRYFLIAVTYLVIVILKYIPSSALGESTNGYFVTISKPS
- a CDS encoding FkbM family methyltransferase; this encodes MTIATFFKLPKLQIDRLRYFWVQLRSYTSYKHPLGFRVYGPRVLVTGHQEQGEYELLSRILPQYATFLDVGANVGFYSLMAASFGCDVVSVEPNQYTYKMLASNIRYNSFNNIRTLNLGVDSTSGIRSLYGASTSASFCTNWSGSSDSISASVRTTTIDEILLNLELFPALLKIDIEGFEYEALRGASHSLQRSDIDFIVEITLFENYPKDYPNPNYLATFDLFISNGFSAFLVGETLSAVDPILHYEMLCQNPSYEKTGLFNFFFTKRAL
- a CDS encoding NAD-dependent epimerase/dehydratase family protein — encoded protein: MTYNVLITGSEGFLGNALRSHYLSSGCNVFTIDLKPAPSQHTVHHFQLDITDYSLLHSAIQKISINLLIHCAAETRILQGSSLQDYLSNTIGVRNVCTAISSLHPQAACLFFSSQLVCKLGYIPVSSSDYCPDTIYGSSKVIGEHIVHSLCKSMDYVILRPTTVWGPGCSQHYRSFLGLLSRRLYPLYGKQLIPKSFSYIDNLVYQTSQVALLLSRLELNQNVFYLCDYKPIDINQWAVDLSSSLGVKKPIPMPVPILWLVALFSSVFALLPLTRRPPLMTMRRLRNISTPYKFTELLLDKYVPVLPVPYHKAIHDTAAWYKNL